From Malacoplasma iowae:
ATTCAAATTAAAATTGTAATTACCATCTTTAGGAGCAATAAAATAAAATTTAAGACTATTTGAGTTATTTACATTTGTACCATTAAAGTTTCCACCTGAAATAGTAATATTAGTATTAGTGTTTTTATAATTTATATTTGCAACAGCAGAATTAATATTCTGCCTAACTTTAATTTTTCATTTGTAATATGGAACATAATTATCTGGTTTATCTTTGAAATTTGTTGGTTTAATAGTTAAATCAAACTCATCAACACTTTCTATATTATCCTTATTTGGAGTGTATATTAATCTTTTGTTATTTGAAGGATCAAATCTTAATGAACCTCCATTTTTAGTTTTAGAATCAAAAGAACTGATATTGAAATCAAAATTTGGATTAGTAGATTTAATAAATTGATCAAAATAAAAAGTGTGTTCTGTACCTGCTGCTATTTCAAAAGGGGGAACAAGATCATTTGTATAATTAAATTGTTTTGTTTTGTAATCATAAAGATATGGACCAACAGCATACATATTAGCAATTGTATCAACAGCAGGTAAATGAGAAATAGAATAAATTAATCTTTTTTGTTCATCATTTCCATCTTGCCATTTAAGTGGCCAAACTTCTTTGTCTGTAAACTTTCCTTGATAATCTCTTGCGATACCAGAATAAATATTAATTCCAGCAATATTAGACATGGTTACAAGTTCTTTTAATCCACCATGTGCTAGATTTCCGTTTTTACCTGCATTCGCTTGTTGGAATCTTACTCATTGAAAATATTTAGAAGTACCAAACATCCAAAGAAAATTTGCTGCAAGAGTATATTCATCTCTTGAACTAGTTACAGCTGATGCATATGGAGTAGATATTCTATTTCATCCTGATCCATTACTAGCAGCATCATAATCTCTTTCTGTTCTAAATCTAGGATTATCAGCTAGGACACTAAGTGCAGATATAGTGACTTGATTTGTTGGACCATGACTATTGTTTATAAAACCTCAATTACCAGAAGAAAAACCATGATTTATTTCATGCATAGTCAGTCATCTACTAACACTAAAATAATCATATTCATTACCAAATAAAGATACCATTAATTCTTGCGGCACAGTGTAAAGATATCAGGAACCACCCCAACCAATTGCGCCACCTCATACATTTGCTTGTAAATAAAATGTATCTTTTGTAGCGCTATTATGAATATCTTGGCTTGCGAAATAATTACTAATTGTAATAAAATCATCTCATTTATCAATGTTTGATTTAGGAAATTTTAAGTCAACAACTCTTCAACCACCTTTATAGTTTGAATTATAACCAATTAGACAATTATTTTGGATTTCATCTGTCTTTGGTTTATATGATGTTTTTTTATCAAAAGAATCCTTTTGGTTTTCTACTGCAAAATTTTCTTCTTCCTCTTTTGAATACAAAGGAAAATTTGTAGATAATCAAAAAGAGTCTACAGAAAGTGACGGAGCTGTTATTTCTCCTTTTTTAAATTTTTCCAATTGTTTTTTTCAATCTTCTTCTGTTGTAAAATTTTGTACATAATGTAATTCTTCAACACCTTTATTAATTGAAAAAGACATTGAATTATCTGATGTTACTTCATTCTTATATGGACCACGAATTTCAAAACTTAAGCTACCTCCAAACGGAGAGCCAATTTTCATTGTTTTTGTTGTTTCATCAATATAAAGATGTTTTTTAGCCTCTTCTGGTTTAATATCCTTTGGTTTAACTTCAACTGGAAAGATACTTTTTATAAAATGATATTTATTGTCAATTGCTCCTGAATTATAAAGGCCCCTTTTGCTTTCAAATGAATTATTATAAATAATAAACCTAAAGTTTTTGTACCCTTTTTTAAACATTTGAAAAGTAGCTTCATCAAATGTTATTTCTATAACATGTCCAGCTGGTACATATATTCCAGTGTTATATATACCTTTTCTTAAATTAGAAACTTTAAAATCTTTTTTTATAGTTTTTGTGTCTGGTTTTAAAAAGAATTTTGGATTTTGCAAAACATCTGCCGCAGGGTGCTTTTTCAAATTAGTACCACTATTATATTCACCATTTTTTGGTTGAAATTTGGATGTTGAATTTATCTGTTCTGCAATAAAAGTTGTGTCAGAAAATAATCTTGTATCGTTTTCATTATTTCCACTTTTACCAACCTTTTCGTTTTGAACATTATCATAATTCTTTTCAACAAAATCGCGTAAAGTATTTAATTTATTATCATTGCTATAATAAATTCTTTTGTAGTTAAAATTATATCCAGGATATTTAAAATTTTTCATATCATTTATTGTTGATGATTGTGTGTAGTATTGGCTAAATGTTCCAATAGTATCGCTATTTTGTATAGGTTCGCTTTCGTAATAACCCGAAATACTATCTATTCCATTACCTATATTGTATTTGTCATAAAACTTATTATTTAAGTAGTTATTTCTAAAATCATCTGGTCCAGTCTTTAAACTAAAACCAGCCCATCAACCAACAAAACCATTAAAGTTAGTTATAGCAGTTGCAACACCTGTAACAACTGATGCAGACAAAACAATAGGAATACCATATGTTAAAAATTTTCTTTTAATCATTAATTGCTCCTTATATTAATAAAATTTTGCTATTTATTTTTTATTATTATTGGTTTTTCTTGGTAATCCATTCTTTTTTGGTGTCTTATCAATATTTTTAATATTTTCTAATTTATTATCTCTGACAGTTGTTGATATTTTTTTATTAGTCAAGTTATCTTGCTTAGAGGTTATAATATTTTTATTTTGTATTTCTGTGCCAGATTTTAATTTATTATTTGAATTTTCTTTATTTGTTGCATTTGGTTTTAATATTTTATCAAGAATAAGATCTACTTTTTTTCTTATATTTGGATAATTATTAAAAAAGAAAAACAAACTTATTAAACTTGCAATAAGTTGTATAAAAAACACAGCTCAGTCTATAGCAAAAACATTTGTTGATAAACTAATAATCACAAGAATCGAAGATATAGTAGTTAAAACAATTGCAATTAATGGTGCAAAAAACATAATATTTCGTTTTTCTTTTTTATATATCACGTATGTGACAACACAAAAAGTTATAAAATACACATTATTAAATATTAAAAACACATTCAAAAAAACAAATAAAATATTCAAAGGTGCATTTGTATATAATGCGTTTATTGTGTGCATTAAAATTAAACTAACAAAAAGCAATAATTCTATTACAATCCCAATAATTCCTATAAATAAAAAAGCCAATAAAGTATAATTGTTAATTTTCAAAGTGGATACAACATCTTCTTGAAGATTAAATTTACTCTTTAATAAATCAAGTTTTTCAAAAACATCCTTTTTAAAGTTTTTGTTTTGTTTCATAAATTTCCTTTCAATTTTTATGGTTGTTATTTAAATATCATTTTTTAAAAATTAAATTATTTAAACATTTTTAAATTTAAAAAAACATTTAACTAAGAAATAATTATAAATTTTTTATTTAAAAATTAAATATTTTTTTATACTTAATTTTAACGTTTAATTTTAAACAAATTAAATCCTTTTATTTGTTTTTTTAAACCTATAATAATAATGTGTACAAAACCATAGGAGTTATAAAATGATTAAAAAATTATTAGAAAGAACTTCTGTTAGAAGTTATATAAAAGATAAAAAACTTGATAAAGAAACATACAATAAATTAATTGAAGTTATAAATAGTTCTCCATCATCTACTAATGGTAATGCTTTTACAGCAATTATCATTGAAGACAAAAACACATTACAAGAACTTAAAGAATTAACAAGCATTAAAAGAGATCA
This genomic window contains:
- a CDS encoding MFS transporter, which gives rise to MKQNKNFKKDVFEKLDLLKSKFNLQEDVVSTLKINNYTLLAFLFIGIIGIVIELLLFVSLILMHTINALYTNAPLNILFVFLNVFLIFNNVYFITFCVVTYVIYKKEKRNIMFFAPLIAIVLTTISSILVIISLSTNVFAIDWAVFFIQLIASLISLFFFFNNYPNIRKKVDLILDKILKPNATNKENSNNKLKSGTEIQNKNIITSKQDNLTNKKISTTVRDNKLENIKNIDKTPKKNGLPRKTNNNKK